The nucleotide window AGTGACCACGGACTTGGTGACCGAGTTTCCGATCTCCCGGGGGCCTCCGGTGGTCACCAGACCCTGATTGCAGGAAATGAGGACGACGGCCACACCGAAGACCCATGCCTTGGTCAGTCCGTCAAACAGGTCTCCCGGTGCCATGAAATCCTTGAGATTGCGCCAGTAGATGTGGGAAGCCAGCTGGATGAAGTTGGTATATTTTGCGACCAGCATGCCTCCGAGCCATCCGATCACGGTCGCAATGATGGTGAGAATGGGCATGATGAA belongs to Puniceicoccaceae bacterium and includes:
- a CDS encoding ABC transporter permease, encoding LAPVMVAFLLAGRVGSAITAELASMKVYSEIDALKTMNIAPEKILVLPRLVAGLFIMPILTIIATVIGWLGGMLVAKYTNFIQLASHIYWRNLKDFMAPGDLFDGLTKAWVFGVAVVLISCNQGLVTTGGPREIGNSVTKSVVTSMIFILLTDFFITRAQL